The [Flavobacterium] thermophilum genome has a segment encoding these proteins:
- the cysS gene encoding Cysteine--tRNA ligase, whose amino-acid sequence MSSIRLYNTLTRKKEPFEPLEPNKVKMYVCGPTVYNYIHIGNARAAIVFDTIRRYLEFRGYDVTYVSNFTDVDDKLIKAARELGESVPAIAERFIEAYFEDIQALGCKKADIHPRVTENIGTIIEFIQALIDKGYAYEVDGDVYYRTRKFSGYGKLSHQSIDELQAGARIEVGEKKDDPLDFALWKAAKEGEICWDSPWGKGRPGWHIECSAMARKYLGDTIDIHAGGQDLTFPHHENEIAQSEALTGKPFAKYWLHNGYLNINNEKMSKSLGNFVLVHDIIRQIDPQVLRFFMLSVHYRHPINYSEELLESARRGLERLRTAYGNLQHRLGASTNLTDDDDKWLSRIAAVRESFIREMDDDFNTANGIAVLFELAKQANLYLQEKTTSETVIGAFLREFEQLMDVLGLDPKPKQEELLDEEIEALIQQRNEARKNRDFALADRIRDELKAKNIILEDTPQGTRWKRGS is encoded by the coding sequence ATGAGCAGCATCCGGCTTTATAATACACTGACGCGAAAAAAGGAACCGTTTGAGCCGCTTGAGCCCAACAAGGTCAAAATGTATGTATGCGGTCCGACCGTTTACAACTATATCCATATCGGGAACGCCCGGGCCGCCATCGTCTTTGACACGATCCGCCGCTATTTGGAGTTCCGCGGCTACGACGTGACGTACGTATCCAATTTTACCGATGTCGACGACAAACTGATTAAGGCGGCCCGCGAGCTTGGCGAAAGCGTTCCGGCGATTGCCGAGCGGTTTATCGAGGCGTATTTTGAAGACATTCAGGCGCTTGGCTGCAAAAAGGCGGACATCCACCCGCGCGTGACAGAAAATATCGGGACGATTATCGAATTCATCCAAGCGCTCATCGACAAGGGGTATGCGTACGAGGTGGACGGCGACGTCTACTACCGGACGCGCAAGTTTTCCGGTTACGGCAAGCTGTCGCACCAATCGATCGATGAATTGCAGGCTGGAGCGCGCATCGAAGTCGGCGAGAAAAAAGACGACCCGCTCGATTTCGCCCTTTGGAAAGCGGCGAAAGAAGGAGAGATTTGTTGGGACAGTCCATGGGGGAAAGGGCGGCCGGGCTGGCATATCGAATGCTCGGCGATGGCGCGCAAATATTTAGGCGATACGATCGATATCCACGCCGGCGGCCAAGATTTGACGTTCCCGCACCATGAAAACGAAATCGCCCAGTCAGAGGCTTTGACCGGCAAACCGTTTGCGAAATATTGGCTGCACAACGGGTATTTAAATATTAACAACGAAAAAATGTCGAAGTCGCTCGGCAACTTCGTGCTTGTCCACGATATCATCCGGCAGATTGACCCGCAAGTGCTGCGCTTCTTTATGTTGTCGGTGCACTATCGCCATCCGATCAACTACAGCGAAGAGCTGCTCGAGAGCGCCCGGCGCGGGCTCGAACGCTTAAGGACGGCATATGGCAACTTGCAACACCGGCTCGGAGCGAGCACGAATTTAACCGACGACGATGACAAATGGCTGTCGCGCATCGCTGCGGTCCGCGAATCGTTCATCCGCGAAATGGACGACGATTTCAACACGGCGAACGGCATTGCGGTTCTATTTGAGCTGGCGAAACAAGCGAACTTGTATTTGCAGGAAAAGACGACATCGGAAACCGTTATTGGCGCCTTTTTGCGTGAATTTGAACAGTTGATGGACGTGCTTGGCCTCGATCCAAAGCCAAAGCAAGAAGAGCTGCTTGATGAGGAAATCGAGGCGCTGATCCAACAGCGCAACGAAGCGCGGAAAAACCGCGATTTCGCGCTGGCTGACCGCATTCGCGACGAGTTGAAGGCCAAAAACATTATTTTGGAAGATACGCCGCAAGGGACAAGATGGAAACGGGGATCATAA
- the cysE gene encoding Serine acetyltransferase, translated as MMFKTLKEDIEVIFEQDPAARSYLEVILTYSGLHAIWAHRIAHALYKRKFYFLARLISQISRFFTGIEIHPGAKIGRRFFIDHGMGVVIGETCEIGDNVTVYQGVTLGGTGKEKGKRHPTIKDNCLIAAGAKVLGSITIGENSKIGAGSVVLKDVPPNSTVVGIPGRVVVRDGVKVKKDLNHTDLPDPIADRFRELEEEIARLKSELEALKQQERKSEYEQHPAL; from the coding sequence ATGATGTTTAAAACGTTAAAAGAGGATATTGAGGTCATTTTTGAGCAAGACCCGGCGGCAAGAAGCTACCTGGAAGTCATTTTAACGTACTCCGGCTTGCATGCGATTTGGGCGCACCGGATCGCCCATGCGCTTTACAAACGGAAATTTTACTTTCTTGCCCGGTTGATTTCGCAAATCAGCCGCTTTTTCACCGGCATTGAAATTCATCCGGGCGCCAAAATCGGCCGCCGCTTTTTCATCGACCACGGCATGGGCGTGGTGATCGGCGAAACGTGCGAAATCGGCGACAATGTCACGGTCTATCAAGGGGTCACATTAGGAGGGACGGGGAAAGAAAAAGGGAAGCGGCACCCGACGATCAAAGACAACTGTTTGATCGCTGCCGGCGCGAAAGTGCTCGGGTCGATTACGATCGGCGAAAACTCGAAAATTGGCGCCGGGTCGGTCGTGTTAAAAGACGTGCCGCCCAACTCAACCGTCGTTGGCATTCCGGGCCGCGTGGTTGTGCGTGATGGAGTGAAAGTGAAAAAAGATTTGAACCACACCGACCTGCCAGATCCGATCGCTGACCGGTTTCGGGAGCTTGAAGAGGAAATCGCCCGGCTGAAAAGCGAGCTTGAGGCATTGAAACAGCAAGAAAGGAAGAGCGAGTATGAGCAGCATCCGGCTTTATAA
- the gltX gene encoding Glutamate--tRNA ligase has product MAKDVRVRYAPSPTGHLHIGGARTALFNYLFARHHGGKMIVRIEDTDIERNVEGGEQSQLENLQWLGIDYDESVDKDGGYGPYRQTERLDIYRKYVDELLEQGHAYKCFCTPEELEREREEQRAAGIAAPQYSGKCRRLTPEQVAELEAQGKPYTIRLKVPEGKTYEVDDLVRGKVTFESKDIGDWVIVKANGIPTYNFAVVIDDHLMEISHVFRGEEHLSNTPKQLMVYEYFGWEPPQFAHLTLIVNEQRKKLSKRDESIIQFVSQYKELGYLPEAMFNFFALLGWSPEGEEEIFSKDELIRIFDVSRLSKSPSMFDTKKLTWMNNQYIKKLDLDRLVELALPHLVKAGRLPADMSDEQRQWARDLIALYQEQMSYGAEIVPLSELFFKEEVEYEDEARQVLAEEQVPDVLSAFLAHVRDLDPFTADEIKAAIKAVQKATGQKGKKLFMPIRAAVTGQTHGPELPFAIQLLGKQKVIERLERALQEKF; this is encoded by the coding sequence ATGGCAAAAGACGTGCGCGTGCGCTATGCGCCGAGCCCGACCGGCCATTTGCATATCGGAGGGGCGCGGACCGCGCTGTTTAACTATTTGTTTGCCCGCCATCACGGCGGAAAAATGATCGTCCGCATCGAGGATACGGATATCGAACGGAACGTGGAAGGCGGCGAACAGTCGCAGCTCGAAAACTTACAATGGCTCGGCATCGATTATGACGAGTCCGTTGATAAAGATGGCGGCTATGGGCCGTACCGCCAGACGGAGCGGCTTGATATATACCGGAAGTATGTGGACGAACTGCTCGAGCAAGGACATGCGTACAAATGTTTTTGCACGCCGGAAGAGCTTGAGCGGGAGCGGGAGGAGCAGCGTGCGGCCGGCATCGCCGCTCCGCAATACAGCGGCAAGTGCCGCCGTTTGACGCCGGAGCAGGTCGCGGAACTTGAGGCGCAAGGCAAGCCGTATACGATCCGCCTCAAGGTGCCGGAAGGGAAAACATACGAAGTCGACGATCTGGTGCGCGGCAAAGTGACGTTTGAATCGAAAGATATCGGCGATTGGGTCATTGTGAAGGCGAACGGCATTCCGACGTACAACTTTGCCGTCGTCATCGACGACCACCTTATGGAGATCAGCCATGTGTTCCGCGGTGAGGAGCATTTGTCCAACACGCCGAAGCAGCTGATGGTGTATGAATATTTTGGCTGGGAGCCGCCGCAGTTTGCCCATTTGACGTTGATTGTCAACGAACAGCGGAAAAAGTTGTCCAAGCGCGATGAGTCAATCATTCAGTTCGTGTCGCAATACAAAGAGCTCGGCTATTTGCCGGAAGCGATGTTCAACTTTTTCGCCCTCTTAGGCTGGTCGCCGGAAGGGGAGGAAGAAATTTTTTCGAAAGACGAGCTCATCCGCATCTTCGACGTTTCGCGGCTGTCAAAGTCGCCGTCGATGTTTGACACGAAAAAGCTGACATGGATGAACAATCAATACATCAAAAAACTCGATTTGGACCGGCTCGTCGAATTGGCTTTGCCGCATTTGGTGAAAGCCGGGCGCTTGCCGGCGGACATGAGCGACGAACAGCGGCAGTGGGCGCGCGATTTAATCGCACTGTATCAAGAGCAAATGAGCTACGGGGCGGAGATTGTTCCGTTGTCCGAGCTGTTCTTTAAGGAAGAAGTCGAATACGAAGATGAGGCGCGCCAAGTGCTCGCCGAAGAACAAGTGCCCGACGTGCTTTCGGCCTTTTTGGCCCATGTGCGGGACCTCGACCCGTTTACAGCCGACGAAATTAAAGCGGCGATTAAGGCGGTGCAAAAGGCGACCGGACAAAAAGGGAAAAAGCTGTTTATGCCAATTCGCGCCGCGGTGACCGGGCAAACGCACGGGCCGGAGCTGCCGTTTGCCATTCAGCTGCTCGGCAAACAAAAAGTAATCGAGCGGCTCGAGCGGGCGCTGCAAGAAAAATTTTAG
- the ispF gene encoding 2-C-methyl-D-erythritol 2,4-cyclodiphosphate synthase: MFRIGQGFDVHQLVEGRPLIIGGVHIPHEKGLLGHSDADVLLHAVADACLGAIGAGDIGRHFPDDDPRYKDADSTELLAHVWTLVRKEGYALVNADCTIIAQKPKMAPYIEEMKAVIARLLEAERTQVNVKATTTEKLGFTGRGEGIAAQAVVLLKKSGE; this comes from the coding sequence ATGTTTCGCATCGGACAAGGGTTTGACGTCCACCAGCTCGTTGAAGGGCGTCCGCTTATCATTGGCGGCGTACATATTCCGCATGAGAAAGGGCTGCTCGGCCATTCGGATGCCGATGTGCTGCTCCACGCGGTGGCGGACGCGTGCCTTGGAGCGATTGGCGCCGGCGATATCGGACGGCATTTTCCTGATGACGACCCGCGCTATAAAGACGCGGACTCAACCGAATTGTTGGCGCACGTATGGACGCTCGTCCGGAAGGAAGGGTATGCATTGGTGAACGCCGACTGTACGATTATCGCCCAAAAGCCGAAAATGGCTCCGTACATTGAGGAGATGAAAGCCGTGATCGCCCGCCTGCTTGAAGCCGAGCGCACACAAGTGAACGTCAAGGCGACGACAACGGAAAAACTCGGGTTTACCGGGCGCGGGGAAGGCATTGCCGCCCAAGCGGTCGTGTTGCTTAAAAAGAGCGGGGAGTAA
- the ispD gene encoding 2-C-methyl-D-erythritol 4-phosphate cytidylyltransferase produces MNYEAIVLAAGQGKRMNAGMNKQFIELGGEPLIVRTLKVFDRDEWCARVVLVVNPAERSRFEQLVVRFRIKKVAAFAEGGEERQHSVYNGLQALEGRGIVLIHDGARPFIHVRHLHELADAAARYGAAVPAVRVKDTIKKVDGLFVEQTIDRSSLWAVQTPQAFRLSLIAEAHEAAKREGYLGTDDASLVERLGKPVKIVEGDYRNIKLTTPEDILFAEAILASRVAE; encoded by the coding sequence ATGAACTACGAAGCGATTGTCTTGGCGGCCGGACAAGGAAAGCGGATGAACGCCGGTATGAATAAGCAGTTTATTGAACTAGGCGGCGAACCGCTCATCGTCCGGACGCTGAAGGTGTTCGACCGCGATGAATGGTGCGCCCGCGTCGTGCTTGTCGTGAATCCGGCGGAGCGAAGCCGCTTTGAGCAACTTGTCGTTCGTTTTCGTATCAAAAAAGTGGCAGCGTTCGCTGAGGGCGGCGAGGAGCGGCAGCATAGCGTCTATAACGGGCTGCAGGCGTTAGAGGGACGGGGCATTGTCCTGATCCACGACGGCGCCCGCCCGTTTATTCACGTCCGCCATTTGCATGAGCTGGCGGATGCAGCCGCCCGATACGGGGCAGCGGTCCCGGCCGTGCGGGTGAAAGACACGATCAAAAAAGTGGACGGTTTGTTTGTCGAACAGACGATTGATCGTTCCAGCTTGTGGGCGGTGCAGACGCCACAAGCTTTTCGTCTGTCTTTGATCGCCGAGGCGCATGAGGCTGCGAAACGGGAAGGCTATCTTGGCACGGACGACGCCAGCCTCGTCGAGCGGCTCGGCAAGCCGGTGAAAATTGTAGAAGGGGACTACCGCAACATTAAACTGACGACCCCGGAAGACATTTTGTTTGCCGAGGCGATTTTAGCGAGCCGCGTCGCGGAGTAA
- a CDS encoding Uncharacterized PIN and TRAM-domain containing protein TTHA0540 precursor, giving the protein MVKRVVQLFFLAVGGTLGAMFLPDLLALLNVSGMPLIHNSYTLAVLGAVLFFLLTFWLVDYVVDMVRWVEETLVRAPAADVLFGSLGLIFGLIIAFLVVMPLQSFRIQVLNTVLPIFLTILLGYLGFRVGLKKRNELMNLFSLSNRMTKKKGGETENEAPKGGAVKILDTSVIIDGRIADICQTGFLEGPLVIPRFVLEELQHIADSSDVLKRNRGRRGLDILNRIQKEMAMKVEIHEADFSDVQEVDSKLVKLAKQLQGVVVTNDFNLNKVCELQNVRVLNINDLANAVKPIVLPGEELNVHVIKDGKEHNQGVAYLDDGTMIVVEDGKEYIGKRVDVLVTSVLQTSAGRMIFAKLKLLQKAL; this is encoded by the coding sequence ATGGTCAAACGTGTCGTACAACTATTTTTTCTCGCCGTAGGCGGAACGCTGGGCGCCATGTTTTTGCCTGATTTGCTTGCGCTGTTGAATGTAAGCGGCATGCCGCTCATCCATAATTCCTATACGTTGGCGGTGTTGGGCGCTGTTCTTTTCTTTTTGTTGACGTTTTGGCTTGTGGATTATGTTGTGGACATGGTGCGCTGGGTCGAGGAAACATTGGTAAGGGCGCCTGCTGCTGACGTGCTGTTTGGCAGCCTCGGGCTGATTTTTGGTCTTATTATTGCGTTTTTGGTCGTCATGCCGCTGCAATCGTTTCGAATTCAAGTGTTGAACACGGTGCTGCCGATTTTTTTGACGATCTTGCTTGGCTATTTAGGGTTTCGTGTCGGCTTAAAGAAACGGAATGAGCTGATGAACTTATTTTCTCTTTCCAATCGAATGACAAAGAAAAAAGGCGGAGAAACCGAGAACGAGGCGCCGAAAGGTGGAGCGGTGAAAATTTTGGACACAAGCGTCATCATCGATGGGCGGATCGCGGACATTTGCCAAACCGGGTTTTTGGAAGGCCCGCTTGTCATTCCCCGTTTTGTGTTAGAGGAGCTCCAGCATATCGCCGACTCCTCCGATGTGCTGAAGCGAAACCGCGGCCGCCGCGGCTTGGATATTTTAAACCGCATTCAAAAAGAGATGGCGATGAAGGTGGAAATTCATGAGGCCGACTTCAGCGATGTGCAAGAAGTCGACAGCAAGCTCGTCAAACTAGCCAAACAGCTTCAAGGCGTCGTCGTCACAAACGATTTCAACTTGAACAAAGTGTGTGAGCTGCAAAACGTGCGCGTCCTTAATATCAACGATTTGGCTAATGCCGTCAAGCCGATCGTCCTGCCGGGCGAGGAGCTGAATGTGCATGTCATTAAGGACGGAAAGGAACATAACCAGGGCGTTGCTTACTTGGATGACGGAACGATGATTGTTGTCGAAGACGGCAAAGAATATATCGGCAAACGGGTTGACGTCCTAGTCACCAGCGTGTTACAAACATCTGCGGGGAGAATGATTTTTGCCAAGCTGAAGCTGTTGCAAAAAGCGCTGTAA
- a CDS encoding DNA repair protein RadA, with protein MAKKKTKFVCQECGYESAKWLGRCPGCQTWNSFVEEIEPVRTAVRGAFLHSEPSGSAKPVPITAVAAVQEPRIETNSAEFNRVLGGGIVKGSLVLIGGDPGIGKSTLLLQASAQLAAAGHTVLYVSGEESVKQVKLRAGRLRAESDHLYVLAEANLEYIVSAIETIQPACVVIDSIQTVYRTDITSAPGSVAQVRECTAELMKIAKTKGVAIFIVGHVTKEGAIAGPRILEHMVDTVLYFEGERHHTYRILRAVKNRFGSTNEIGIFEMRDIGLREVENPSEVFLEERSHGAAGSTVVAAMEGTRPVLVEIQALVSPTSFGNPRRMATGLDHNRVSLLMAVLEKRVGLLLQNQDAYLKVAGGVKLDEPAIDLAIAVSIASSFRDRPTNPADVIIGEVGLTGEVRRVSRIEQRVQEAVKLGFSRVIVPKNNLAGWQPPASVQVIGVSHVAEALEHTMI; from the coding sequence ATGGCGAAAAAGAAGACGAAATTTGTTTGCCAAGAGTGCGGATACGAATCGGCGAAGTGGCTCGGCCGCTGCCCGGGATGCCAAACGTGGAACTCATTCGTCGAGGAAATCGAGCCGGTCAGAACCGCTGTGCGTGGGGCGTTTCTCCATTCGGAGCCGTCCGGGTCCGCTAAACCGGTTCCGATTACCGCCGTTGCCGCGGTGCAAGAGCCGCGCATCGAAACGAACAGTGCAGAGTTCAATCGCGTGCTCGGTGGGGGGATCGTCAAAGGGTCGCTCGTCTTAATCGGCGGCGACCCCGGCATCGGCAAGTCGACGCTGTTGCTGCAGGCCTCAGCGCAACTGGCGGCGGCTGGGCATACAGTGTTGTATGTATCGGGCGAGGAATCCGTCAAACAGGTAAAACTGCGCGCTGGGCGCCTTCGCGCCGAGTCCGATCATCTGTATGTGTTAGCGGAGGCGAATTTGGAATATATTGTATCAGCGATTGAAACGATTCAGCCCGCCTGTGTCGTGATTGATTCAATCCAGACGGTGTACCGGACGGATATTACGTCAGCGCCGGGCAGTGTCGCCCAAGTGCGCGAGTGCACCGCTGAGTTGATGAAAATCGCCAAAACAAAAGGCGTCGCCATTTTTATCGTCGGCCATGTGACGAAAGAAGGGGCGATCGCCGGGCCGCGCATTCTCGAGCATATGGTCGATACCGTCCTTTATTTTGAGGGGGAGCGGCATCATACGTACCGCATTTTGCGGGCGGTGAAAAACCGCTTCGGTTCGACGAATGAAATCGGTATTTTTGAAATGCGCGACATCGGGCTGCGGGAAGTGGAAAATCCGTCCGAAGTGTTTTTGGAAGAGCGATCGCACGGGGCGGCGGGTTCGACGGTGGTGGCGGCCATGGAAGGGACGCGCCCGGTTCTGGTGGAAATTCAAGCGCTCGTTTCGCCGACAAGCTTCGGCAACCCGAGGCGGATGGCGACCGGCCTCGATCATAACCGCGTGTCGTTGCTTATGGCCGTATTGGAAAAGCGGGTCGGGCTGCTGTTGCAAAACCAAGATGCCTATTTGAAGGTGGCGGGCGGAGTGAAGCTTGATGAGCCGGCCATTGACCTAGCCATCGCCGTCAGCATCGCCTCAAGCTTTCGCGATCGGCCGACCAATCCGGCCGACGTCATTATCGGTGAAGTCGGGTTGACCGGGGAAGTGCGGCGTGTCTCCCGCATTGAACAGCGTGTGCAAGAGGCTGTCAAACTAGGTTTTTCCCGTGTCATTGTACCGAAAAACAATTTGGCAGGTTGGCAGCCGCCGGCAAGCGTTCAGGTGATCGGCGTTTCCCATGTGGCCGAGGCGCTCGAGCACACGATGATTTGA
- the clpC gene encoding Negative regulator of genetic competence ClpC/MecB, whose translation MMFGRFTERAQKVLALAQEEAIRLGHNNIGTEHILLGLIREGEGIAAKALMALGLDPDKIQKEVESLIGRGNEVSHTLHYTPRAKKVIELSMDEARKLGHSYVGTEHILLGLIREGEGVAARVLNNLGVSLNKARQQVLQLLGSNESVSGHGGGGASHVSTPTLDSLARDLTAIAREGRLDPVIGRSKEIQRVIEVLSRRTKNNPVLIGEPGVGKTAIAEGLAQQIVNNEVPETLRDKRVMTLDMGTVVAGTKYRGEFEDRLKKVMDEIRQAGNIILFIDELHTLIGAGGAEGAIDASNILKPALARGELQCIGATTLDEYRKYIEKDAALERRFQPIHVDEPTVEESIQILKGLRDRYEAHHRVSISDEAIIQAVKLSDRYITDRFLPDKAIDLIDEACSKVRLRSFTAPPKLKELEQKLEEVRKEKDAAVQSQEFEKAASLRDMEQRLREELEETKRAWKEKQGQENLEVTVEDIAAVVSSWTGIPVSKLAETETERLLKLEEILHSRVVGQDEAVKAVAKAVRRARAGLKDPKRPIGSFIFLGPTGVGKTELARALAEAMFGDEDALIRIDMSEYMEKHSTSRLIGSPPGYVGYEEGGQLTEKVRRKPYSVVLLDEMEKAHPDVFNILLQVLEDGRLTDSKGRTVDFRNTIIIMTSNVGADALKRNKYVGFNIQDGNQQYKDMKSKVMDELKKAFRPEFLNRIDEIIVFHSLEKDHLKQIVRLMADTLVKRLKEQDIDLELTEAAIEKIAAEGFDPEYGARPLRRALQKHIEDRLSEELLKGTIAKGQKVVVDVKDGEFVVLAKQAVM comes from the coding sequence ATGATGTTTGGCAGATTTACGGAACGGGCGCAAAAAGTGCTGGCGTTGGCGCAAGAGGAAGCCATCCGCCTCGGCCATAACAATATCGGAACCGAACATATTTTGCTTGGGCTGATCCGTGAGGGGGAAGGAATCGCTGCTAAAGCGCTCATGGCGCTTGGACTTGACCCGGATAAAATCCAAAAAGAAGTCGAATCGCTCATCGGCCGCGGCAATGAAGTGTCCCATACGCTCCATTACACGCCGCGGGCGAAAAAAGTGATCGAGCTGTCAATGGACGAAGCGAGGAAACTTGGCCATTCGTATGTCGGCACGGAGCATATTTTGCTTGGCTTGATCCGCGAGGGGGAAGGCGTGGCCGCTCGCGTGCTGAACAACCTCGGGGTGAGCTTGAACAAGGCGCGCCAACAAGTGTTGCAACTGCTCGGCAGCAATGAATCGGTATCGGGCCACGGCGGTGGGGGGGCTTCGCATGTAAGCACGCCGACGCTTGACAGCCTTGCCCGCGATTTGACGGCGATTGCCCGCGAAGGGCGGCTTGATCCGGTCATCGGCCGCAGCAAAGAAATTCAGCGTGTCATTGAAGTGTTGAGCCGACGGACAAAAAACAACCCGGTGCTCATCGGTGAACCGGGGGTTGGAAAAACAGCGATCGCGGAAGGATTGGCCCAGCAAATCGTCAACAACGAAGTGCCGGAAACGCTGCGCGACAAACGGGTCATGACGCTCGATATGGGGACGGTCGTCGCCGGGACGAAATACCGCGGCGAATTTGAAGACCGGCTGAAAAAAGTGATGGACGAAATTCGCCAGGCGGGCAATATCATTTTGTTCATCGATGAACTCCATACGTTAATCGGCGCTGGCGGAGCCGAAGGGGCCATCGACGCGTCGAACATTTTAAAGCCGGCCTTGGCGCGTGGAGAATTGCAATGTATCGGTGCGACAACGCTTGATGAATACCGCAAATACATTGAGAAAGATGCTGCGCTCGAGCGCCGCTTCCAGCCGATTCACGTCGATGAGCCGACAGTTGAAGAGTCGATTCAAATTTTAAAAGGGCTGCGCGACCGGTATGAAGCGCATCATCGCGTCTCGATTTCCGATGAGGCGATCATTCAGGCAGTCAAACTTTCCGACCGGTATATTACCGACCGGTTCCTGCCGGATAAAGCGATCGACTTGATTGATGAAGCTTGCTCGAAAGTGCGTCTCCGTTCGTTCACGGCGCCGCCGAAACTGAAAGAACTGGAGCAAAAGCTTGAAGAAGTGCGAAAAGAGAAAGATGCGGCCGTGCAAAGCCAAGAATTTGAAAAAGCGGCGTCGCTGCGTGATATGGAGCAGCGGCTGCGTGAAGAGCTTGAAGAAACGAAACGTGCGTGGAAAGAAAAACAAGGCCAAGAAAATTTGGAAGTGACGGTCGAAGACATTGCCGCGGTCGTCTCGAGTTGGACCGGGATTCCGGTATCGAAGCTGGCCGAGACGGAAACCGAGCGGCTGTTGAAACTGGAAGAAATTTTGCATTCGCGCGTCGTCGGCCAAGACGAGGCGGTCAAAGCGGTGGCCAAAGCGGTGCGCCGCGCCCGGGCTGGCCTCAAAGACCCGAAACGCCCGATCGGTTCGTTCATTTTCCTCGGCCCGACCGGCGTCGGGAAAACGGAATTGGCCCGTGCATTGGCCGAGGCAATGTTTGGAGATGAAGATGCCCTCATTCGCATCGATATGTCCGAGTATATGGAAAAACACTCGACATCGCGGCTCATCGGTTCGCCGCCGGGGTATGTCGGCTACGAAGAGGGCGGCCAGCTGACCGAAAAAGTGCGCCGCAAGCCATACTCGGTCGTTCTGTTGGATGAGATGGAAAAAGCGCATCCGGACGTGTTTAACATCTTGCTGCAGGTGCTCGAAGACGGGCGGTTGACTGATTCGAAAGGGCGGACGGTTGACTTCCGCAACACGATCATCATTATGACATCGAACGTCGGCGCGGATGCTTTGAAGCGGAACAAGTATGTCGGCTTTAACATCCAGGATGGAAACCAGCAATACAAAGACATGAAAAGCAAGGTCATGGATGAGCTGAAAAAAGCGTTCCGTCCGGAGTTTTTGAACCGGATCGATGAAATTATCGTCTTCCATTCGCTTGAAAAAGACCATCTAAAACAAATTGTCCGTCTGATGGCTGATACGCTGGTGAAACGGCTGAAAGAGCAAGATATTGACCTTGAATTGACGGAGGCGGCGATTGAGAAAATCGCTGCTGAAGGTTTCGATCCGGAATACGGGGCTCGCCCGTTGCGCCGCGCTTTGCAAAAACATATTGAAGACCGTTTGTCCGAAGAACTGTTAAAAGGCACGATCGCCAAAGGACAAAAAGTCGTCGTTGATGTGAAAGATGGGGAATTTGTCGTATTGGCAAAACAGGCCGTGATGTGA
- a CDS encoding Putative ATP:guanido phosphotransferase SAV0524, producing MSFGKFFNTAVSAWMSQEGPNSDIVLSSRIRLARNIVDFRFPTLFSSEEAKQIVALFERAFVHRPYGEAGRFELLKMSELQPIEKRVLVEKHLISPHLAEDSPFGACLLSENEEISIMINEEDHIRIQCLFPGLQLAEALEAASELDDWIEGHVNYAFDERLGYLTSCPTNVGTGLRASVMMHLPALVLTQQINRIIPAINQLGLVVRGTYGEGSEALGNIFQISNQITLGKSEEDIVADLHTIVEQLIAQERAARQALVKTLGIQLEDKVFRSYGILANCRVIDSKEAAQCLSDVRLGIDLGYIKNIPRNILNELMILTQPGFLQQYAGGVLRPEERDVRRAALIRERLRMETRRKMEGDER from the coding sequence ATGTCATTTGGAAAGTTTTTCAACACAGCGGTCAGCGCTTGGATGAGCCAGGAGGGGCCGAATTCGGACATCGTGTTGAGCAGCCGCATCCGGCTGGCGCGCAATATTGTTGATTTTCGTTTCCCAACGCTGTTTAGCAGCGAAGAGGCGAAACAAATCGTTGCCTTGTTTGAGCGCGCGTTCGTCCATCGTCCGTATGGGGAAGCGGGACGGTTTGAACTGTTGAAAATGTCGGAGCTTCAACCGATTGAAAAACGGGTATTGGTGGAAAAGCACTTAATCAGCCCGCATTTGGCTGAAGATTCGCCGTTTGGCGCCTGCCTGCTTTCGGAAAATGAGGAAATCAGCATTATGATCAACGAGGAAGACCATATCCGCATTCAGTGTCTGTTTCCAGGGCTTCAGCTTGCCGAGGCGCTTGAGGCGGCGAGCGAGTTGGATGATTGGATTGAAGGGCATGTCAACTATGCGTTCGATGAACGGCTTGGTTACTTAACGAGCTGTCCGACGAACGTCGGAACAGGGTTGCGGGCGTCGGTGATGATGCATCTTCCGGCGCTGGTGCTGACGCAGCAGATCAACCGCATCATCCCTGCTATCAACCAGTTGGGACTCGTCGTCCGCGGCACGTACGGGGAAGGAAGTGAGGCTTTAGGGAACATTTTCCAAATTTCGAACCAAATTACGCTCGGAAAATCAGAAGAAGATATTGTCGCTGATTTGCATACGATCGTTGAGCAGCTCATCGCCCAAGAAAGGGCGGCTCGCCAGGCATTAGTGAAAACGTTGGGCATACAATTAGAAGACAAGGTATTCCGTTCATACGGCATATTGGCCAACTGCCGCGTCATCGATTCGAAGGAGGCGGCGCAATGCCTGTCGGATGTGCGTTTAGGGATCGATTTAGGATATATCAAAAACATCCCGCGCAACATTTTAAATGAGCTGATGATTTTGACGCAGCCAGGATTTTTGCAACAATATGCCGGAGGGGTGCTTCGCCCTGAGGAACGGGATGTCCGCCGGGCGGCGTTGATTCGGGAACGCTTAAGGATGGAAACACGAAGAAAGATGGAGGGTGATGAACGATGA